Proteins from one Athalia rosae chromosome 8, iyAthRosa1.1, whole genome shotgun sequence genomic window:
- the LOC105693292 gene encoding kelch domain-containing protein 4 isoform X1 yields the protein MGKKDKSKKKITGSEKTALKTEKKLNAKQKKQLAAIGEDDIEKVVAEIEREEAKRQRVVETVVGPPSHRVNFSLTAHPFKDELVMLGGEFYNGQTTVVYGDMFFYNISKDEWSIVKAPGGPPPRCGHQAVTVPSNKGELWVFGGEFSSPSQSQFYHYRDLWVYHFGDKKWEKIGATGGPSARSGHRMVYSKKQLIIFGGFHDNLRDYKYFNDVHIFNLTTYKWNKLEITGIPPAPRSGCIVLPTPDNKVLIYGGYSKERIKKDVDKGHVHTDMFLLSPEKTDQTGLKWKWSSVKQSGITISPRCSASAILAQSNLAYMFGGVFDEEEDEEDLKGTFFNDLVALDLEKYQWRTVTLSGKKDPQEKRKRRKEKVAGDTNDESDDEEENQKDLHAMDVPPEPTSVTDGIFTVTVGPSTVVSSPSIQQNQSPDTFSPSPRINPGLVVKHGVLYLFGGMVEDGDRQYTLNDFYKLDFRKLDEWKTLIKSDISTQTWIDSESSESESDEEESGSSEEEMEVDEN from the exons ATGGGTAAAAAGGAcaaaagtaagaagaaaattacTGGCAGCGAAAAGACCGCTTTAAAAACAGAGAAGAAACTTAATGCCAAACAGAAAAAGCAATTAGCCGCTATTGGAGAG GATGACATTGAGAAGGTAGTTGCTGAAATTGAGCGAGAAGAAGCAAAGAGGCAACGTGTAGTAGAGACAGTAGTTGGACCTCCTTCGCATCGTGTGAATTTTAGTTTGACCGCGCATCCATTTAAAGATGAACTTGTCATGCTAGGGGGTGAATTTTACAATGGGCAAACG ACCGTCGTATATGGGGATATGTTTTTCTACAATATAAGTAAAGATGAGTGGTCCATAGTCAAGGCACCTGGTGGCCCACCTCCAAGATGTGGTCATCAAGCAGTTACTGTACCATCGAATAAGGGTGAATTATGGGTGTTTGGCGGTGAATTTTCAAGCCCTTCTCAATCACAGTTTTATCACTATCGAGATCTTTGGGTCTATCACTTCGGCgataaaaaatgggaaaaaattgg cgCAACAGGTGGACCATCAGCAAGAAGTGGCCATAGAATGGTTTACTCAAAAAAACAACTGATCATTTTTGGAGGTTTTCACGACAATCTTAGGGATTATAAGTATTTCAATGACGTTCATATATTCAATCTCACCACGTATAAATGGAACAAATTGGAGATCACAG GTATTCCTCCTGCGCCCAGATCGGGATGTATAGTGTTGCCTACTCCAGACAATAAAGTCCTCATCTACGGTGGTTATAGTAAAGAAAGAATCAAGAAAGACGTAGATAAGGGTCACGTTCATACGGACATGTTCCTATTGAGTCCTGAGA AAACTGATCAGACTGGGCTCAAGTGGAAATGGTCCTCAGTGAAACAGAGTGGAATAACAATTTCCCCAAGATGCAGCGCCAGTGCAATTTTGGCTCAATCTAATCTAGCATACATGTTCGGTGGCGTATTTGATGAGGAAGAGGACGAAGAAGATCTTAAAGGAACGTTTTTCAATGACCTTGTGGCCCTTgaccttgaaaaatatcaatggcGAACAG TAACATTGAGCGGGAAAAAAGATCCACAAGAAAAAcgtaaacgaagaaaagaaaaagttgctGGTGATACCAACGATGAAAGTgatgacgaagaagaaaatcaaaaagattTACATGCGATGGACGTTCCACCTGAACCAACCAGCGTAACGGATGGAATCTTTACA GTTACTGTTGGACCTTCGACTGTAGTCAGTAGCCCAAGTATACAGCAAAATCAATCACCCGATActttttctccatctcctCGCATCAATCCTGGGCTAGTCGTCAAACATGGAGTGTTATATTTATTCGGCGGAATGGTCGAAGATGGAGATCGACAATACACattaaatgatttttacaaattAG ATTTTCGTAAACTGGACGAGTGGAAAACTTTAATCAAAAGCGATATTTCTACACAAACATGGATAGATTCGGAAAGTTCGGAGTCTGAAAGTGATGAAGAGGAGTCGGGTAGCAGTGAAGAAGAAATGGAGGTTGATGAGAACTGA
- the LOC105693263 gene encoding cyclic GMP-AMP synthase-like receptor: protein MTTFILGDRRFKDDTVFNRINEKVVSMKPEKITEYKAHLKTVLDMLIERLKQQDNLFNSVYRRVEYTGSFYEGLKVGSPEEFDLNVIIHMPINYEQLIPVNAPKRPGYIKIKPNTDVLSNLTKHVRYTTEYRGIENWFDGSGFLNSDKFRQWFESVVTRAFPQSEYVDKKYILRSDKYQYEASIRKSGPAFTYRIILPDGKPVDVDIVPALEFQTPPPQPFLCRKTQKKHWFAISKPLEGLDSHLSWRPSFWSMEQEWLTDDIRGRVKPVIRQMKKLRDTQNMKSIASYFIKTLFLHELEIQFGPVGSKIYRNPEFQCYSLTSVFVYMLKKLYVACKEGKLYDFWNPQFNHFSKISEIELENIANRLNNIIKKINTHIDTDKYIIASYILNSEELQLVKLPELSNRSVVPSRLCARPIAQSADWTISRPLAEPPAQLTTDAQEESNFWFNVAMGTGAVLVAAGAIGHLIHRNANRND, encoded by the exons ATGACGACGTTCATACTTGGCGACCGCAGGTTCAAAGATGATACGGTTTTCAACAGAATTAACGAGAAGGTAGTCTCTATGAAACCAGAGAAGATCACGGAGTACAAGGCTCATCTGAAAACG GTGTTGGACATGTTGATAGAGAGATTGAAACAACAGGATAATTTGTTCAACTCCGTTTATCGACGGGTGGAGTATACCGGCAGTTTTTACGAAGGTCTCAAAGTCGGGAGCCCGGAAGAATTTGATTTGAACGTCATAATACACATGCCGATAAACTACGAACAATTAATA CCCGTTAACGCCCCCAAAAGACCAggatacataaaaataaaaccaaatacGGATGTGCTTTCAAATTTAACGAAACACGTCAGATATACGACCGAGTACAG GGGTATCGAAAACTGGTTTGACGGCAGTGGATTTCTTAATTCTGATAAGTTTCGACAATGGTTTGAGTCGGTTGTAACTAGAGCATTCCCTCAATCCGAGTACGTTGATAAGAAATATATATTGAGATCGGATAAATATCAGTACGAA GCAAGCATTCGTAAAAGCGGACCTGCATTTACTTACAGAATAATTCTGCCAGATGGGAAGCCAGTTGACGTTGACATAGTGCCAGCGTTAGAATTTCAAACTCCACCTCCTCAACCTTTTCTGTGTCGCAAAACCCAG aaaaaacaTTGGTTCGCTATTTCAAAACCTTTGGAAGGATTGGACAGCCATTTATCGTGGAGACCAAGTTTTTGGTCGATggaacaggaatggttgacaGACGATATAAGAGGTCGTGTGAAACCAGTTATCAGACAGATGAAG AAACTACGTGACACGCAAAATATGAAGAGCATTGCCAGTTATTTCATAAAAACACTGTTTCTTCACGAACTAGAAATACAGTTTGGCCCAGTTGGCAGCAAGATTTATAGGAACCCAGAGTTCCAATGCTACAGTTTAACGTCTGTATTCGTTTAT ATGCTGAAAAAGTTGTACGTGGCTTGTAAAGAAGGCAAATTATACGACTTTTGGAATCCACAGTTCaatcatttttccaaaataagtGAAATCGAACTGGAAAATATAGCCAACAGATTGAAcaatattatcaaaaaaatcaacacaCACATAGATACGGACAAATATATCATTGCGAGCTACATTT TGAACTCTGAAGAACTTCAATTGGTCAAGCTGCCAGAGTTATCGAACCGCAGCGTTGTACCCTCGAGATTGTGTGCAAGACCGATAGCACAATCAGCTGACTGGACGATCTCACGTCCACTTGCAGAACCACCGGCTCAATTGACAACCGATGCTCAGGAAGAATCTAACTTTTGGTTCAACGTTGCGATGGGTACAGGCGCAGTATTAGTTGCTGCTGGCGCTATTGGCCATTTGATTCATCGTAATGCCAACAGAAATGATTAA
- the LOC105693292 gene encoding kelch domain-containing protein 4 isoform X2, translating into MLGGEFYNGQTTVVYGDMFFYNISKDEWSIVKAPGGPPPRCGHQAVTVPSNKGELWVFGGEFSSPSQSQFYHYRDLWVYHFGDKKWEKIGATGGPSARSGHRMVYSKKQLIIFGGFHDNLRDYKYFNDVHIFNLTTYKWNKLEITGIPPAPRSGCIVLPTPDNKVLIYGGYSKERIKKDVDKGHVHTDMFLLSPEKTDQTGLKWKWSSVKQSGITISPRCSASAILAQSNLAYMFGGVFDEEEDEEDLKGTFFNDLVALDLEKYQWRTVTLSGKKDPQEKRKRRKEKVAGDTNDESDDEEENQKDLHAMDVPPEPTSVTDGIFTVTVGPSTVVSSPSIQQNQSPDTFSPSPRINPGLVVKHGVLYLFGGMVEDGDRQYTLNDFYKLDFRKLDEWKTLIKSDISTQTWIDSESSESESDEEESGSSEEEMEVDEN; encoded by the exons ATGCTAGGGGGTGAATTTTACAATGGGCAAACG ACCGTCGTATATGGGGATATGTTTTTCTACAATATAAGTAAAGATGAGTGGTCCATAGTCAAGGCACCTGGTGGCCCACCTCCAAGATGTGGTCATCAAGCAGTTACTGTACCATCGAATAAGGGTGAATTATGGGTGTTTGGCGGTGAATTTTCAAGCCCTTCTCAATCACAGTTTTATCACTATCGAGATCTTTGGGTCTATCACTTCGGCgataaaaaatgggaaaaaattgg cgCAACAGGTGGACCATCAGCAAGAAGTGGCCATAGAATGGTTTACTCAAAAAAACAACTGATCATTTTTGGAGGTTTTCACGACAATCTTAGGGATTATAAGTATTTCAATGACGTTCATATATTCAATCTCACCACGTATAAATGGAACAAATTGGAGATCACAG GTATTCCTCCTGCGCCCAGATCGGGATGTATAGTGTTGCCTACTCCAGACAATAAAGTCCTCATCTACGGTGGTTATAGTAAAGAAAGAATCAAGAAAGACGTAGATAAGGGTCACGTTCATACGGACATGTTCCTATTGAGTCCTGAGA AAACTGATCAGACTGGGCTCAAGTGGAAATGGTCCTCAGTGAAACAGAGTGGAATAACAATTTCCCCAAGATGCAGCGCCAGTGCAATTTTGGCTCAATCTAATCTAGCATACATGTTCGGTGGCGTATTTGATGAGGAAGAGGACGAAGAAGATCTTAAAGGAACGTTTTTCAATGACCTTGTGGCCCTTgaccttgaaaaatatcaatggcGAACAG TAACATTGAGCGGGAAAAAAGATCCACAAGAAAAAcgtaaacgaagaaaagaaaaagttgctGGTGATACCAACGATGAAAGTgatgacgaagaagaaaatcaaaaagattTACATGCGATGGACGTTCCACCTGAACCAACCAGCGTAACGGATGGAATCTTTACA GTTACTGTTGGACCTTCGACTGTAGTCAGTAGCCCAAGTATACAGCAAAATCAATCACCCGATActttttctccatctcctCGCATCAATCCTGGGCTAGTCGTCAAACATGGAGTGTTATATTTATTCGGCGGAATGGTCGAAGATGGAGATCGACAATACACattaaatgatttttacaaattAG ATTTTCGTAAACTGGACGAGTGGAAAACTTTAATCAAAAGCGATATTTCTACACAAACATGGATAGATTCGGAAAGTTCGGAGTCTGAAAGTGATGAAGAGGAGTCGGGTAGCAGTGAAGAAGAAATGGAGGTTGATGAGAACTGA
- the LOC105693291 gene encoding valine--tRNA ligase-like isoform X1 has translation MFVSRIDRLSFIRIYSSTYCCRFYSQCDNDFSATYNVDKVQEKWSNIWKKDKYSSPKTSTNHHFSILLPPPNVTGILHLGHSLTVAIQDSLARWYRMKGQSVAWIPGMDHAGIATQVMVEKYLQKIKGVSRHDLGREEFLLQVNNWKDTKKDVITRQLQSFGASLDWSREYFTMSEKHSRAVTEAFVRLAERELIYREKSIVNWSPSLRSAISDIEVEFLSVTGKTELEVPNYQEKVSFGQITEFSYRLKDSDHLLTVATTRPETMLGDVAVAVHPDDERYCHLIGSHVWHPFRETFIPIIADSFVDRSFGTGAVKITPAHDYTDFGVAKKHNLEIIDVIDEHGNMTSAAKPFSGLPRFVARERVLTELANRNVLGLIKDYSMTIPKCSRSGDIIEYLLKDQWFVNCKEISNRAIEAVKNGTLKIDPPIHEQTWYKWLENIRDWCISRQLWWGHRIPAYLCSNDKESTWIVARSENEALSKAREKLGGSIKIKQDEDVLDTWFSSALLPFSVMGWPDRTDDYQRFYPLSMLETGHDILFFWVARMVMLGTELTGELPFKEVLLHGILCDKRGKKMSKSLGNVITPENITRGVTLQDLNDQAKQNYETGVFSQKELQRTEDMNAEMFPNGIPECGNDALRLTLCSLNIKSHNVNFDVSECVTNKLFCNKIWQASKFVLTGIEKNPDFVKGCPNMIDKWILSRLAWMVATANEAFSERNIHVVTRVLKQFVYHEFCDWYLEATKPGLADVNSKIAFGHLDTLIKCLDVTLRTMAPIAPYLADELYAQLSHRIPSLPSFDSLMEAPYPAEMEFQVFRDQNVEEKFEKIKKIVSSTRSLISSNRIRPRTSEAHVIVRSQEDADLYRSNSKIITAMSKILGLKVSLETDQNNIDNCIFDTVGTDCSIYLVLKDAKKMVELGDRIENKISNLEKRLKKLIEKTSAPGFITGAPIDVQKSLAEKKDALRKEIEKLSQMKVKNT, from the exons ATGTTCGTATCGCGGATAGACAGGTTATCTTTCATTAGAATTTACAGCAGTACTTATTGTTGTCGGTTTTATTCACAGTGCGACAATG ATTTCTCTGCGACCTATAACGTCGACAAAGTGCAGGAAAAATGGAGTAATATTTGGAAGAAGGATAAATATTCATCTCCCAAAACCAGCAccaatcatcatttttcaattctattacCTCCCCCAAATGTTACTGGGATATTACACCTAGGCCATTCTTTAACCGTCGCAATACAAGATTCTCTGGCGAGATG GTACCGAATGAAAGGGCAATCCGTGGCATGGATCCCAGGGATGGACCATGCCGGGATAGCGACGCAGGTGATGGTAGAAAAATACttgcaaaaaattaaaggTGTTTCCAGGCACGACCTAGGACGAGAAGAATTTTTGTTGCAAGTTAACAATTGGAAAGATACAAAGAAAGATGTAATCACCAGACAGCTGCAATCATTTGGGGCAAGTCTGGATTGGTCTAGAGAATATTTCACAATGAGCGAG AAGCATAGTAGAGCTGTTACGGAAGCTTTTGTCCGATTAGCTGAACGTGAATTGATCTACAGAGAAAAGTCCATAGTAAACTGGTCACCGTCTCTGCGGAGTGCTATATCCGATATCGAAGTTGAATTCTTATCAGTGACCGGTAAAACTGAGCTAGAAGTGCCTAATTATCAGGAAAAAGTTTCCTTTGGACAAATAACGGAATTCTCTTACCGACTCAAAGACTCTG ATCACCTACTTACTGTGGCAACAACGCGCCCTGAGACTATGCTAGGAGACGTAGCAGTAGCTGTTCATCCAGATGATGAGAGATATTGTCATCTTATTGGCTCTCATGTCTGGCATCCGTTCAGAGAAACTTTCATTCCAATAATCGCAGATTCATTCGTAGACAGGAGTTTTGGAACAG GGGCGGTAAAAATCACACCGGCTCACGATTATACGGACTTTGGAGTGGCTAAGAAACATAATTTAGAAATTATAGATGTCATCGATGAGCACGGAAACATGACATCGGCAGCTAAACCCTTCTCG GGGCTGCCCAGGTTCGTCGCTAGAGAACGGGTGCTAACAGAATTAGCAAACAGAAATGTTCTGGGTTTAATAAAGGATTACAGTATGACGATACCAAAGTGTTCTCGGTCCGGTGATATCATAGAATATCTACTCAAAGATCAATGGTTTGTAAATTGCAAAGAAATATCGAACCGCGCTATTGAGGCCGTTAAAAACGGTACGCTAAAAATTGATCCTCCCATACACGAACAAACGTGGTATAAGTGGCTGGAAAACATTAG AGACTGGTGCATATCGAGACAATTATGGTGGGGACACCGTATACCTGCATATTTATGTAGTAACGACAAAGAATCTACTTGGATCGTCGCACGTTCAGAAAATGAAGCTCTTTCAAAGGCTCGAGAAAAACTCGGGGGCTCGATTAAGATCAAGCAAGACGAGGATGTTTTAGATACCTGGTTTTCATCGGCACTTCTACCATTCTCTGTAATGGGTTGGCCCGATCGA ACCGACGATTATCAAAGATTCTATCCTTTGTCAATGCTCGAGACCGGTCATGATATCCTGTTCTTTTGGGTAGCCAGAATGGTCATGTTGGGAACAGAATTGACCGGGGAATTGCCTTTCAAG GAAGTCCTCTTACACGGAATTTTGTGTgataaacgaggaaaaaaaatgtcaaaaagtCTCGGCAATGTTATCACTCCGGAGAACATCACGAGAGGTGTTACCTTGCAG GATCTCAATGATCAAGCAAAACAAAATTACGAAACAGGTGTATTCTCCCAAAAAGAATTGCAAAGAACCGAAGACATGAACGCGGAAATGTTTCCCAATGGGATTCCTGAATGCGGCAATGATGCATTGAGGCTTACTTTGTGTTCCCTCAACATAAAAA GTCATAACGTTAATTTTGACGTGAGTGAATGCGTAACGAATAAACTTTTTTGTAACAAAATTTGGCAAGCGAGCAAATTTGTCTTGAcgggaatagagaaaaatccaGATTTCGTGAAGGGATGTCCGAATATGATTGATAAGTGGATATTAAGCAGGCTGGCATGGATGGTTGCGACCGCAAACGAGGCATTTTCTGAGAGGAATATTCACGTCGTAACGAGAGTTTTGAAACAATTCGTCTATCATGAATTCTGCGACTGGTATTTG gaaGCCACAAAACCGGGCCTAGCTGATGTCAACTCAAAAATAGCTTTTGGGCATTTAGACACCTTGATAAAATGTCTGGATGTTACTTTGAGAACAATGGCACCGATAGCTCCTTATCTTGCCGACGAGTTATACGCGCAATTATCTCATCGGATACCGTCATTACCTTCCTTCGATTCCCTAATGGAAGCACCTTATCCCGCAGAAATGGAG TTCCAGGTTTTCAGGGACCAAAATGTAgaagaaaagtttgaaaagatCAAGAAAATCGTGTCATCAACAAGGAGTCTTATCTCATCGAATAGAATTCGTCCAAGGACAAGCGAAG CTCACGTTATAGTCCGGTCACAAGAAGACGCGGATTTGTATCGTTCGAACTCGAAAATCATAACTGCCATGAGCAAGATTCTAGGATTAAAAGTATCGCTTGAAACCGATCAAAATAATATTGACAATTGTATATTCGATACAGTTGGAACTGACTGCTCCATATATCTTGTTTTGAAG GATGCAAAGAAAATGGTGGAACTCGGAGAtaggattgaaaataaaatatcgaaccTCGAgaagcgattgaaaaaattgatagaaaagaCTTCCGCACCTGGATTCATTACTGGAGCACCCATCGACGTTCAGAAGAGCCTTGCGGAAAAG AAGGACGCACTCCGGAAGGAAATCGAGAAACTCAGCCaaatgaaagtgaaaaatacgTGA
- the LOC105693291 gene encoding valine--tRNA ligase-like isoform X2 — MFVSRIDRLSFIRIYSSTYCCRFYSQCDNDFSATYNVDKVQEKWSNIWKKDKYSSPKTSTNHHFSILLPPPNVTGILHLGHSLTVAIQDSLARWYRMKGQSVAWIPGMDHAGIATQVMVEKYLQKIKGVSRHDLGREEFLLQVNNWKDTKKDVITRQLQSFGASLDWSREYFTMSEKHSRAVTEAFVRLAERELIYREKSIVNWSPSLRSAISDIEVEFLSVTGKTELEVPNYQEKVSFGQITEFSYRLKDSDHLLTVATTRPETMLGDVAVAVHPDDERYCHLIGSHVWHPFRETFIPIIADSFVDRSFGTGAVKITPAHDYTDFGVAKKHNLEIIDVIDEHGNMTSAAKPFSGLPRFVARERVLTELANRNVLGLIKDYSMTIPKCSRSGDIIEYLLKDQWFVNCKEISNRAIEAVKNGTLKIDPPIHEQTWYKWLENIRDWCISRQLWWGHRIPAYLCSNDKESTWIVARSENEALSKAREKLGGSIKIKQDEDVLDTWFSSALLPFSVMGWPDRTDDYQRFYPLSMLETGHDILFFWVARMVMLGTELTGELPFKEVLLHGILCDKRGKKMSKSLGNVITPENITRGVTLQDLNDQAKQNYETGVFSQKELQRTEDMNAEMFPNGIPECGNDALRLTLCSLNIKSHNVNFDVSECVTNKLFCNKIWQASKFVLTGIEKNPDFVKGCPNMIDKWILSRLAWMVATANEAFSERNIHVVTRVLKQFVYHEFCDWYLEATKPGLADVNSKIAFGHLDTLIKCLDVTLRTMAPIAPYLADELYAQLSHRIPSLPSFDSLMEAPYPAEMEVFRDQNVEEKFEKIKKIVSSTRSLISSNRIRPRTSEAHVIVRSQEDADLYRSNSKIITAMSKILGLKVSLETDQNNIDNCIFDTVGTDCSIYLVLKDAKKMVELGDRIENKISNLEKRLKKLIEKTSAPGFITGAPIDVQKSLAEKKDALRKEIEKLSQMKVKNT; from the exons ATGTTCGTATCGCGGATAGACAGGTTATCTTTCATTAGAATTTACAGCAGTACTTATTGTTGTCGGTTTTATTCACAGTGCGACAATG ATTTCTCTGCGACCTATAACGTCGACAAAGTGCAGGAAAAATGGAGTAATATTTGGAAGAAGGATAAATATTCATCTCCCAAAACCAGCAccaatcatcatttttcaattctattacCTCCCCCAAATGTTACTGGGATATTACACCTAGGCCATTCTTTAACCGTCGCAATACAAGATTCTCTGGCGAGATG GTACCGAATGAAAGGGCAATCCGTGGCATGGATCCCAGGGATGGACCATGCCGGGATAGCGACGCAGGTGATGGTAGAAAAATACttgcaaaaaattaaaggTGTTTCCAGGCACGACCTAGGACGAGAAGAATTTTTGTTGCAAGTTAACAATTGGAAAGATACAAAGAAAGATGTAATCACCAGACAGCTGCAATCATTTGGGGCAAGTCTGGATTGGTCTAGAGAATATTTCACAATGAGCGAG AAGCATAGTAGAGCTGTTACGGAAGCTTTTGTCCGATTAGCTGAACGTGAATTGATCTACAGAGAAAAGTCCATAGTAAACTGGTCACCGTCTCTGCGGAGTGCTATATCCGATATCGAAGTTGAATTCTTATCAGTGACCGGTAAAACTGAGCTAGAAGTGCCTAATTATCAGGAAAAAGTTTCCTTTGGACAAATAACGGAATTCTCTTACCGACTCAAAGACTCTG ATCACCTACTTACTGTGGCAACAACGCGCCCTGAGACTATGCTAGGAGACGTAGCAGTAGCTGTTCATCCAGATGATGAGAGATATTGTCATCTTATTGGCTCTCATGTCTGGCATCCGTTCAGAGAAACTTTCATTCCAATAATCGCAGATTCATTCGTAGACAGGAGTTTTGGAACAG GGGCGGTAAAAATCACACCGGCTCACGATTATACGGACTTTGGAGTGGCTAAGAAACATAATTTAGAAATTATAGATGTCATCGATGAGCACGGAAACATGACATCGGCAGCTAAACCCTTCTCG GGGCTGCCCAGGTTCGTCGCTAGAGAACGGGTGCTAACAGAATTAGCAAACAGAAATGTTCTGGGTTTAATAAAGGATTACAGTATGACGATACCAAAGTGTTCTCGGTCCGGTGATATCATAGAATATCTACTCAAAGATCAATGGTTTGTAAATTGCAAAGAAATATCGAACCGCGCTATTGAGGCCGTTAAAAACGGTACGCTAAAAATTGATCCTCCCATACACGAACAAACGTGGTATAAGTGGCTGGAAAACATTAG AGACTGGTGCATATCGAGACAATTATGGTGGGGACACCGTATACCTGCATATTTATGTAGTAACGACAAAGAATCTACTTGGATCGTCGCACGTTCAGAAAATGAAGCTCTTTCAAAGGCTCGAGAAAAACTCGGGGGCTCGATTAAGATCAAGCAAGACGAGGATGTTTTAGATACCTGGTTTTCATCGGCACTTCTACCATTCTCTGTAATGGGTTGGCCCGATCGA ACCGACGATTATCAAAGATTCTATCCTTTGTCAATGCTCGAGACCGGTCATGATATCCTGTTCTTTTGGGTAGCCAGAATGGTCATGTTGGGAACAGAATTGACCGGGGAATTGCCTTTCAAG GAAGTCCTCTTACACGGAATTTTGTGTgataaacgaggaaaaaaaatgtcaaaaagtCTCGGCAATGTTATCACTCCGGAGAACATCACGAGAGGTGTTACCTTGCAG GATCTCAATGATCAAGCAAAACAAAATTACGAAACAGGTGTATTCTCCCAAAAAGAATTGCAAAGAACCGAAGACATGAACGCGGAAATGTTTCCCAATGGGATTCCTGAATGCGGCAATGATGCATTGAGGCTTACTTTGTGTTCCCTCAACATAAAAA GTCATAACGTTAATTTTGACGTGAGTGAATGCGTAACGAATAAACTTTTTTGTAACAAAATTTGGCAAGCGAGCAAATTTGTCTTGAcgggaatagagaaaaatccaGATTTCGTGAAGGGATGTCCGAATATGATTGATAAGTGGATATTAAGCAGGCTGGCATGGATGGTTGCGACCGCAAACGAGGCATTTTCTGAGAGGAATATTCACGTCGTAACGAGAGTTTTGAAACAATTCGTCTATCATGAATTCTGCGACTGGTATTTG gaaGCCACAAAACCGGGCCTAGCTGATGTCAACTCAAAAATAGCTTTTGGGCATTTAGACACCTTGATAAAATGTCTGGATGTTACTTTGAGAACAATGGCACCGATAGCTCCTTATCTTGCCGACGAGTTATACGCGCAATTATCTCATCGGATACCGTCATTACCTTCCTTCGATTCCCTAATGGAAGCACCTTATCCCGCAGAAATGGAG GTTTTCAGGGACCAAAATGTAgaagaaaagtttgaaaagatCAAGAAAATCGTGTCATCAACAAGGAGTCTTATCTCATCGAATAGAATTCGTCCAAGGACAAGCGAAG CTCACGTTATAGTCCGGTCACAAGAAGACGCGGATTTGTATCGTTCGAACTCGAAAATCATAACTGCCATGAGCAAGATTCTAGGATTAAAAGTATCGCTTGAAACCGATCAAAATAATATTGACAATTGTATATTCGATACAGTTGGAACTGACTGCTCCATATATCTTGTTTTGAAG GATGCAAAGAAAATGGTGGAACTCGGAGAtaggattgaaaataaaatatcgaaccTCGAgaagcgattgaaaaaattgatagaaaagaCTTCCGCACCTGGATTCATTACTGGAGCACCCATCGACGTTCAGAAGAGCCTTGCGGAAAAG AAGGACGCACTCCGGAAGGAAATCGAGAAACTCAGCCaaatgaaagtgaaaaatacgTGA